From the Amycolatopsis thermoflava N1165 genome, one window contains:
- a CDS encoding non-ribosomal peptide synthetase → MVSQQPTVGELLREVTDLLGPEAAELSENDSLIEWGLDSIQLMQVANKWRKQGIKVGFAKLAKNPTLAGWREILATAAGVAPEPEVTVEVDETEPFPLALMQHAYWIGRDEETTLGSVAAHLYVEFDGPDLDPQRLDVAVRKLVARHGMLRAAFLDDGRQRILPERAQPSLLVHDLRDLDEEAETRRLAELRDASSHARLDVANGEVFKIQLSRRSGDRARLHVDVDMLAADALSYRVLLSDLARFYDEPDAELEPIAYSYPRYLAEREVTRQAEQEKAREWWQRRIPELPGAPDLPLVPESERADATRVTRRHHWLAPEDRKRLGARAHEHGLTPAMVVAAAFAETLSSWSAQPRFLMNLPMFDRQSTHPDVDKLVGDFTSSVLLEVDFSTEASFVEHAKALQDRMHADAEHAAYSGVEVLRELSRHHGEQVLAPVVFTSALNLGELFDARVRRCFGEAVWIISQGPQVLLDAQVTEVNEGLLINWDVRENAFPAGMIDAMFAAFQDLITRLGQRDDAWEQPVGGALPREQAEVRARVNTTEGPRSGRLLQDGFFERAVAQPDAPALLWGTDGVLSYCALRDRALRIAKSLQDKGVVPGDLVGVSLPKGPDQIAAVLGVLAAGAGYVPIGVDQPAARAERIRRIAGFSHVLTSAEEAAEPLAEPVRVDDEQIAYVLFTSGSTGEPKGVEVPHRAAMNTIDDLNERFSVGADDRCLAVSALDFDLSVYDVFGLLSAGGAVVLVEEGDRKEARQWVELAASRRVTLVNCVPALLDMLLSAARPGELSGLRTVLLGGDWVGTDLPGRVAEQAPRCRFAGLGGTTETAIHSTVCEVHGVPSSWRSVPYGTPLRNVVCRVVDVRGRDCPDWVAGELWIGGDGVAHGYRADPERTADRFVEHEGRRWYRTGDLARYWPDGTLEFLGRRDFQVKVRGVRIELGEVEAALAEFPGVHRGVAGVAGNQLVAAVGGAVDGDEVREFVRTLLPPHMVPARVVVLDALPLTANGKVDRRAVAAHWQASADSYVAPETPLEQVLAKVWAEVLGVERVGRDDPFFALGGDSVLATMIVGRLREALDTSEVTVRTLFSALTVGAMATRLVADQAVPGRLEQVAEIYLEVDALSEEDLNAQL, encoded by the coding sequence GTGGTGAGTCAGCAGCCGACGGTGGGAGAGCTCCTGCGCGAGGTCACCGACCTGCTGGGGCCCGAGGCGGCGGAGCTGTCCGAGAACGACAGCCTCATCGAGTGGGGCCTCGACTCGATCCAGCTCATGCAGGTCGCGAACAAGTGGCGCAAGCAGGGCATCAAGGTCGGCTTCGCGAAGCTGGCCAAGAACCCGACCCTGGCCGGGTGGCGGGAGATCCTGGCCACCGCGGCCGGGGTCGCGCCCGAGCCGGAGGTGACCGTCGAGGTCGACGAGACCGAGCCGTTCCCGCTCGCGTTGATGCAGCACGCGTACTGGATCGGCCGCGACGAGGAGACCACGCTCGGCTCGGTCGCCGCGCACCTCTACGTCGAGTTCGACGGCCCGGACCTCGACCCGCAGCGCCTCGACGTGGCGGTGCGGAAACTCGTCGCCCGGCACGGGATGCTGCGCGCCGCCTTCCTCGACGACGGCCGCCAGCGGATCCTGCCTGAGCGCGCCCAGCCGTCGCTGCTCGTGCACGACCTGCGTGACCTCGACGAAGAGGCCGAGACGCGTCGCCTTGCCGAGTTGCGGGACGCGTCGTCGCACGCGCGCCTGGACGTGGCGAACGGCGAGGTGTTCAAGATCCAGCTCAGCCGACGGTCCGGCGACCGGGCGCGGCTGCACGTCGATGTGGACATGCTCGCGGCGGACGCGTTGAGCTACCGCGTCCTGCTGTCGGACCTCGCGCGGTTCTACGACGAGCCGGACGCCGAACTGGAGCCGATCGCCTACAGCTACCCGCGCTACCTGGCCGAACGCGAGGTGACCCGCCAGGCCGAGCAGGAGAAGGCCCGCGAGTGGTGGCAGCGGCGGATTCCCGAGCTGCCGGGCGCGCCGGACCTGCCGCTGGTGCCGGAATCCGAGCGCGCCGACGCCACCCGCGTCACCCGTCGGCACCACTGGCTGGCACCGGAGGACCGCAAGCGACTTGGCGCCCGGGCGCACGAGCACGGCCTGACCCCGGCGATGGTCGTCGCGGCCGCGTTCGCGGAGACCCTGTCGTCGTGGAGCGCGCAGCCGCGGTTCCTGATGAACCTGCCGATGTTCGACCGGCAGAGCACCCACCCGGACGTCGACAAGCTGGTCGGCGACTTCACCAGCTCGGTGCTGCTGGAAGTCGACTTCTCGACCGAGGCGTCCTTCGTGGAGCATGCGAAGGCGTTGCAGGACCGGATGCACGCCGACGCGGAGCACGCCGCGTACTCGGGTGTCGAGGTGCTGCGGGAACTGTCCCGGCACCACGGTGAGCAGGTGCTTGCGCCCGTCGTGTTCACCAGTGCGCTGAACCTGGGCGAGCTGTTCGACGCACGCGTGCGGCGGTGTTTCGGCGAGGCGGTGTGGATCATCTCGCAGGGGCCGCAGGTGCTGCTGGACGCGCAGGTCACCGAGGTCAACGAGGGCCTGCTGATCAACTGGGACGTGCGGGAGAACGCCTTCCCGGCCGGGATGATCGACGCGATGTTCGCCGCGTTCCAGGACCTGATCACCCGGCTCGGCCAGCGGGACGACGCGTGGGAGCAGCCGGTCGGCGGCGCGTTGCCGCGGGAACAGGCCGAGGTGCGGGCGCGGGTCAACACGACGGAGGGGCCGCGCAGCGGGCGGTTGCTGCAGGATGGGTTCTTCGAGCGTGCCGTCGCGCAGCCGGACGCGCCCGCGCTGCTGTGGGGCACGGATGGAGTACTCAGCTACTGCGCTTTGCGGGACCGGGCGCTGCGGATCGCGAAGTCGTTGCAGGACAAGGGTGTTGTGCCCGGTGACCTGGTCGGCGTGAGCCTGCCGAAGGGGCCGGACCAGATCGCCGCGGTGCTCGGCGTGCTGGCCGCGGGCGCCGGGTACGTGCCGATCGGTGTGGACCAGCCGGCGGCGCGGGCGGAGCGGATCCGGCGGATCGCCGGGTTCTCGCACGTGCTGACCTCCGCCGAGGAGGCGGCCGAGCCGCTCGCCGAGCCGGTGCGGGTGGACGACGAGCAGATCGCGTACGTGCTGTTCACGTCCGGTTCGACGGGGGAGCCGAAGGGTGTGGAGGTGCCGCACCGGGCGGCGATGAACACGATCGACGACCTCAACGAGCGGTTCTCGGTGGGTGCCGACGACCGGTGCCTCGCGGTGTCCGCGCTGGACTTCGACCTGTCCGTGTACGACGTCTTCGGCCTGCTGTCGGCGGGCGGCGCGGTCGTGCTGGTCGAGGAGGGCGACCGCAAGGAGGCCCGGCAGTGGGTCGAGCTGGCCGCGTCGCGCCGGGTCACGCTGGTCAACTGCGTGCCTGCGCTGCTGGACATGCTGCTGTCCGCGGCCCGGCCGGGTGAGCTGAGCGGGTTGCGGACGGTGTTGCTGGGCGGTGACTGGGTGGGCACGGACCTGCCCGGCCGGGTGGCGGAGCAGGCGCCGCGGTGCCGGTTCGCCGGGCTCGGCGGCACCACGGAGACGGCGATCCATTCGACGGTGTGCGAGGTGCACGGGGTGCCGTCGTCGTGGCGTTCGGTGCCGTATGGGACACCGCTGCGCAACGTGGTGTGCCGGGTGGTGGACGTGCGGGGCCGGGACTGTCCGGACTGGGTCGCGGGGGAGCTGTGGATCGGCGGCGACGGGGTCGCCCACGGGTACCGGGCGGATCCGGAGCGGACCGCGGACCGGTTCGTGGAGCACGAAGGCCGCCGCTGGTACCGCACGGGCGATTTGGCGCGGTACTGGCCGGACGGCACGCTGGAGTTCCTGGGGCGCCGGGACTTCCAGGTGAAGGTGCGCGGTGTGCGCATCGAGCTGGGCGAGGTCGAGGCGGCGCTGGCCGAGTTCCCCGGGGTGCACCGGGGCGTCGCGGGCGTGGCGGGCAACCAGCTCGTGGCGGCCGTCGGCGGTGCGGTCGACGGCGACGAGGTCCGGGAGTTCGTGCGAACGTTGTTGCCGCCGCACATGGTCCCGGCTCGCGTGGTGGTGCTGGACGCCCTGCCGCTGACCGCGAACGGCAAGGTGGACCGCCGCGCGGTGGCGGCGCACTGGCAGGCGTCGGCGGACAGTTATGTCGCGCCGGAGACGCCGTTGGAGCAGGTGCTGGCCAAGGTGTGGGCCGAGGTGCTCGGAGTGGAACGCGTAGGCCGCGACGACCCGTTCTTCGCGCTCGGCGGAGACTCCGTCCTGGCGACGATGATCGTCGGCCGCCTGCGGGAGGCGTTGGACACGTCGGAAGTGACTGTGCGGACGCTGTTTTCGGCGCTGACGGTGGGCGCGATGGCGACGCGCTTGGTGGCGGACCAGGCGGTGCCCGGGCGCCTGGAGCAGGTGGCGGAGATCTACCTGGAGGTGGACGCGCTCTCCGAGGAGGACTTGAACGCGCAGTTGTGA